One Schistocerca nitens isolate TAMUIC-IGC-003100 chromosome 1, iqSchNite1.1, whole genome shotgun sequence DNA segment encodes these proteins:
- the LOC126198647 gene encoding uncharacterized protein LOC126198647 translates to MSTDRFLMAVQRFAGRRSLPVTVYSDNATTFHAANSELAELFKTMQHTDVQLYCAHHGITWKFIPPRAAWWGGWWERMIGSVKRCLRKVLGRSQVDEESLNTTLISIEAAINSRPITQGESDTALTPAHFLNGGKLVTIPCGPEPATRKDLAKEFRLRQKVNDDIWRRWKTEYLLLLRQYHEVKGYPSQRKPRIGEVVLLQEDSKPRHLWKRAVVEEVRHGRDCKIRCIILRQPDGMKICRPVQLVIPLEMDQGGEDVGE, encoded by the coding sequence atgtccactgacagatttttgatggccgtgcaacgctttgcaggacgtaggagcctaccagtcactgtctactcagacaatgctacaacattccatgcagccaactcagaactggcagagcttttcaaaaccatgcagcatactgacgtacagctctactgtgcccaccatggaatcacttggaaattcataccaccacgtgcggcttggtggggaggctggtgggaacgcatgataggctcagtcaagcgctgcctgaggaaagttcttggtcgctcccaggtggatgaagagagcttaaacaccaccttgatcagcatagaagccgcaataaactcacgacccatcactcaaggagagagcgacactgcattgacgccagcccactttctaaatggtgggaaattagtaacaattccatgtgggccagagccagcaactagaaaggaccttgccaaggagttccgactcagacaaaaggtcaatgacgacatctggcgcaggtggaagacagaatacctcctgctgctaagacaatatcatgaggtgaagggatacccttcgcagaggaaaccgagaattggagaggttgttctgctccaagaagacagcaaaccacggcacttgtggaagagggctgtggtagaagaagtgcggcatggcagagactgtaaaatacggtgcatcatcctccgccagccagatggtatgaagatctgtcgaccggtccagctggtcatccccctcgagatggaccagggtggggaggatgtcggggaatga